In a single window of the Nicotiana tomentosiformis chromosome 10, ASM39032v3, whole genome shotgun sequence genome:
- the LOC138900115 gene encoding uncharacterized protein, with the protein MVDDGLKKKGETRAQKKKKDGNLMNEETDEKVLSQIPAYAKFLKEILPNNRKLEDTSVVKLSEHCSAILRNKLPQKYRDPRSYTIPCSLGSTKFEKYLCESAADQTTIIPEGIVEDVLVQVDKFVFSVDFIVVNMEENWEVPPILGRSFLATGKSLLDIQERQLMLRVGEERLVFKMEEAMGASRDKLMAYSDSKVDVLKEQVGQRNDSELLR; encoded by the exons ATGGTAGATGATGGTCTGAAGAAGAAGGGGGAGACTAGAgctcagaagaagaagaaggatgggaattTAATGAATGAGGAGACTGATGAGA AGGTACTCTCTCAAATTCCAGCATATGCTAAGTTCCTGAAGGAGATATTGCCTAACAATCGAAAATTGGAAGATACATCGGTTGTCAAGCTCTCAGAGCATTGTAGTGCCATTTTACGAAATAAGCTCCCTCAAAAGTATAGAGATCCAAGGAGTtatactataccttgctctttaggaagtactaagtttgaaaaatatttgtGTGAGTCAG CTGCGGACCAAACCACAATCATACCTGAAGGAATAGTGGAAGATGTGCTAGTTCAGGTAGATAAATTTGTGTTCTCTGTGGACTTCATTGTGGTGAATATGGAAGAGAATTGGGAGGTCCCTCCGATTTTAGGGAGATCCTTCTTGGCTACTGGCAAATCTCTTTTGGACATTCAGGAAAGGCAGCTCATGCTCAGAGTGGGGGAAGAAAGATTGGTTTTCAAGATGGAGGAAGCAATGGGGGCATCGAGAGATAAGTTGATGGCATACTCTGATTCCAAGGTAGATGTCCTAAAAGAGCAAGTTGGACAGA gaaatGATTCTGAGCTATTAAGATAA